One region of Citrus sinensis cultivar Valencia sweet orange chromosome 6, DVS_A1.0, whole genome shotgun sequence genomic DNA includes:
- the LOC102621576 gene encoding interactor of constitutive active ROPs 2, chloroplastic, which yields MQTPKARTSSSEVPQRKSLATPRTARQLKLPGSDSDSVSSAASPMNKTPKGSPKVVERKSPRSPALEKKRPSRVSELESQLAQLQEDLKKAKEQLNASDSWKRRAQQEAEEAKKQLSAMSARLEESQQQLLEITTSEDTRVEELRQLSQDRDKAWQSELDAVQKQQSMDSAALGSAMNEIQRLKFQLEKVAESEAAQTKHAESAYAEMQNLRIELTETLSLVEKLKNELSYCKESESQALEDVRKSQMQLETANANLEMLRSDGIKATEAYNTLSLELELSKARVKSLEELVSKLQNDLLNSSNKLAESMGDVHLSQKNGENEEIDKLKGELDLARNELRQLRSALDASETRYQEEYIQSTLQIRSAYEQLERAKSESSQREADLETELKNVKAQIEELRANLLDKETELQSISEENEGLNLKIKTNESNQRDSKLAVELNKLEAEVVEFKASILDKETELMSLTEQNGMLKMEIENREMERNKVNDEAISLAEAARVAEREALMKVGFLTEEADKSSRRAARVTEQLDAAQAASTEMEAELRKLKVQSDQWRKAAEAATAMLSAGNNGKFVERTGSLDGQYSPMIGNTGSPYCEELDDDSPKKKNANMLKKFGVLWKKGQK from the exons AACCAGTTCTTCAGAAGTGCCTCAAAGAAAATCTCTTGCAACACCTCGAACTGCTCGCCAACTCAAACTGCCAGGATCAGATTCAGACTCTGTTTCATCTGCCGCAAGTCCCATGAATAAAACACCAAAAGGAAGTCCTAAAGTTGTTGAACGCAAATCACCTAGGAGTCCGGCATTGGAG AAAAAGCGACCAAGCAGAGTGTCTGAACTAGAATCCCAGCTTGCCCAACTTCAAGAGGATCTCAAGAAGGCAAAGGAACAACTGAATGCTTCTGACTCCTGGAAGAGGCGAGCTCAGCAAGAGGCTGAGGAGGCGAAGAAGCAGCTCTCAGCCATGTCAGCAAGGCTCGAGGAATCTCAGCAACAGCTACTGGAGATTACTACTTCTGAGGATACACGAGTTGAAGAGCTCAGACAGCTCTCACAGGATCGAGACAAAGCATGGCAATCTGAGCTTGATGCTGTCCAGAAACAGCAGTCtatggattctgctgccttggGTTCTGCCATGAATGAAATTCAGAGGCTCAAATTTCAGCTGGAAAAGGTGGCAGAGTCTGAAGCTGCCCAAACCAAGCATGCAGAGTCTGCATATGCTGAAATGCAGAACTTGAGAATAGAACTTACTGAAACTTTATCCCTTGTTGAAAAACTGAAAAACGAGCTTAGCTATTGCAAAGAATCTGAATCCCAGGCTCTTGAGGATGTTCGCAAATCTCAAATGCAGCTAGAAACTGCAAATGCTAATTTGGAAATGCTGCGATCAGATGGTATCAAGGCCACAGAGGCTTATAATACCTTATCATTGGAGCTGGAGCTGTCAAAAGCTCGAGTTAAATCATTGGAGGAACTTGTAAGCAAACTCCAGAATGATCTACTTAATAGTAGCAACAAATTGGCGGAATCTATGGGTGATGTTCACCTTTCtcaaaagaatggagaaaatgaagaaatagaCAAGCTCAAAGGGGAGCTTGATCTTGCTAGAAATGAATTGCGCCAACTAAGATCTGCATTAGATGCTTCTGAGACCAGGTACCAGGAAGAATATATTCAGAGCACATTGCAGATTAGAAGTGCATATGAACAATTAGAACGTGCTAAATCTGAATCAAGCCAGAGAGAGGCTGATCTGGAGACAGAATTGAAAAACGTGAAAGCTCAGATTGAAGAGTTGAGAGCAAACTTGTTGGACAAGGAAACAGAATTGCAGAGTATTTCGGAGGAGAATGAGGGACTGAATCTGAAGATCAAGACAAACGAGTCTAATCAAAGAGATTCCAAACTTGCTGTGGAGCTGAATAAGTTAGAGGCAGAAGTGGTTGAGTTTAAGGCGAGTATTTTGGACAAGGAAACAGAGTTGATGAGTTTAACTGAACAAAATGGAATGCTAAAGATGGAGATTGAAAATAGGGAAATGGAGAGAAACAAAGTCAATGATGAGGCTATTTCCTTGGCAGAAGCAGCTAGGGTTGCGGAGAGAGAGGCTTTGATGAAAGTTGGCTTCTTAACTGAAGAAGCTGATAAAAGTAGCAGAAGAGCAGCACGTGTAACTGAGCAATTGGATGCAGCTCAGGCAGCAAGTACAGAAATGGAGGCGGAGTTGAGGAAATTGAAGGTGCAGTCAGACCAGTGGAGGAAAGCAGCTGAGGCAGCCACTGCAATGCTCTCTGCTGGGAACAATGGGAAATTTGTAGAGAGAACAGGTTCTCTGGACGGCCAATACAGTCCCATGATTGGAAATACTGGTTCTCCTTACTGTGAAGAACTGGACGATGATTCACCCaagaagaaaaatgcaaaCATGCTGAAGAAATTCGGGGTACTATGGAAGAAAGGCCAGAAATAG